A genomic window from Diospyros lotus cultivar Yz01 chromosome 2, ASM1463336v1, whole genome shotgun sequence includes:
- the LOC127793732 gene encoding mitochondrial arginine transporter BAC2: MDFWPEFLASSSGKEFVAGGFGGVAGIFTGYPLDTLRIRQQQRANTGSAFSILRNVVGNEGPLALYRGMAAPLASVTFQNAMVFQIYAVLSRAFDSSLPATEPPSYKGVALGGVGTGAIQTLLLSPVELVKIRLQLQRTSHQNAPATSTTDGQSGPVRVAKTIFRTEGLRGIYRGLTITVLRDAPAHGFYFWTYEYTREHLHPGCRKSGQESFQTMLVAGGLAGVASWMCCYPLDVIKTRIQAQSQTSPVKYKGIVDCFRRSVREEGYSVLWRGLGTAVSRAFIVNGAIFTAYETALRCLF, encoded by the exons ATGGATTTCTGGCCGGAGTTTCTGGCGAGCAGCTCGGGCAAGGAGTTCGTAGCCGGAGGGTTCGGGGGCGTAGCCGGAATCTTCACGGGGTACCCGCTGGACACGCTGAGGATCCGCCAGCAGCAGCGCGCCAACACCGGCTCCGCCTTCTCCATCCTGCGCAATGTTGTGGGCAACGAGGGCCCCCTAGCCCTCTACCGGGGGATGGCGGCCCCCCTGGCCTCCGTCACTTTCCAG AATGCAATGGTTTTCCAGATATACGCAGTCCTATCCCGGGCGTTTGACTCGTCGCTTCCGGCCACGGAGCCTCCGTCGTACAAGGGGGTTGCGCTAGGCGGAGTTGGAACTGGCGCCATACAGACCCTTCTGTTGTCGCCGGTCGAACTCGTGAAAATCCGCCTCCAGTTACAGAGAACAAGCCACCAGAATGCTCCCGCGACGTCGACGACGGACGGCCAAAGCGGCCCCGTCAGGGTGGCCAAAACCATCTTCCGGACGGAAGGTCTCCGGGGAATCTACAGAGGACTAACGATCACCGTGCTCCGGGACGCACCGGCCCACGGCTTCTACTTCTGGACGTACGAGTACACGAGGGAGCACCTCCACCCGGGCTGCCGGAAGAGCGGGCAGGAGAGCTTCCAGACCATGCTGGTCGCCGGAGGGCTAGCCGGAGTCGCCAGCTGGATGTGCTGCTACCCTTTGGACGTGATCAAGACCAGGATTCAGGCTCAATCACAAACTTCTCCGGTGAAATACAAGGGCATTGTTGATTGCTTCCGGCGAAGCGTAAGAGAAGAGGGATACAGCGTTCTATGGCGGGGGCTGGGGACGGCGGTTTCGAGAGCGTTCATAGTGAACGGAGCCATTTTCACGGCCTATGAAACGGCTCTCAGGTGCTTATTTTAG
- the LOC127795291 gene encoding kinesin-like protein KIN-13B: protein MNAVGRQGQRSGASAVHHQRQYSDNFVDASSSNGRWFQSAGLQHLQDYTYYGGGQGSRMSRNAPRSFNGGIEYFTEPSTPPGNSRPFSHRKNGEDPDSPGGFSPGLLDLHSFDTELLPERPVPGLYNAPSLYRSIPARSLDDTEQYLASSKQTFGVRGVPDNNLVKSFAADKEKASNVAKIKVVVRKRPLNKKELAKNEEDIITIEPRSSSLTVHETKLKVDLTEYVEKHEFVFDAVLNEEVSNDEVYRETVEPIVPIIFQRTKATCFAYGQTGSGKTYTMKPLPLKASRDILRLMHHTYRNQGFHLFVSFFEIYGGKLFDLLNERKKLCMREDGKQQVCIVGLQEYKVSDVDTIKDLIEKGSATRSTGTTGANEESSRSHAILQLVIKKSVDGNESKPPRVVGKLSFIDLAGSERGADTTDNDKQTRMEGAEINKSLLALKECIRALDNDQGHIPFRGSKLTEVLRDSFVGDSRTVMISCISPNAGSCEHTLNTLRYADRVKSLSKGNNAKKDTLSSTLNLKESTMLPLSSVLPPGSNFEDDIGDSWPEHDREEFDVFEEFQEPEKPLWKKNGKVEAYNYSIAEDKVRKANGQTKLKDPPRLDRKTSHVDDDLNVLLKEEEDLVNAHRKQVEETMDIVREEMNLLVEADKPGNQLDDYISRLNAILSQKAAGIVQLQSRLAHFQRRLKEHNVLVSSSGY from the exons ATGAACGCGGTAGGGAGACAGGGACAGAGATCCGGTGCATCGGCGGTGCACCACCAGCGTCAGTACTCGGACAATTTCGTGGACGCGTCATCGTCTAACGGGCGGTGGTTTCAATCTGCCGGTCTTCAGCACCTCCAG GACTACACTTACTATGGCGGCGGTCAGGGTTCGAGAATGTCAAGGAATGCGCCGAGGAGCTTCAATGGCGGGATTGAGTACTTCACTGAGCCGTCGACTCCTCCAGGTAACTCGCGGCCTTTTAGCCACCGGAAGAACGGCGAGGACCCCGATTCCCCAGGTGGATTCAGTCCCGGACTTCTAGATCTGCACTCTTTTGACACGGAGCTTCTTCCCGAG AGACCTGTTCCTGGACTATACAATGCCCCTTCTTTATATCGTTCCATTCCAGCTCGAAGCTTGGATGACACTGAGCAATACCTTGCAAGTAGCAAGCAAACTTTTGGAGTTCGTGGTGTGCCTGATAACAACCTTGTGAAAAGTTTTGCTGCAGATAAAGAGAAGGCTAGTAATGTTGCGAAAATTAAAGTTGTG GTGCGCAAAAGGCCATTGAATAAAAAGGAGCTGGCAAAGAATGAGGAAGATATCATAACTATAGAGCCACGCTCTAGTTCTCTAACAGTTCATGAGACTAAACTTAAG GTTGACCTAACAGAGTATGTGGAAAAGCatgaatttgtttttgatgcaGTGCTGAATGAGGAGGTTTCTAATGATGAG GTATACCGTGAAACTGTGGAGCCCATAGTCCCAATAATATTTCAGCGTACAAAAGCAACTTGCTTTGCCTATGGGCAAACAG GAAGTGGAAAAACTTACACTATGAAACCGTTGCCTCTTAAGGCATCACGTGATATCTTGAGACTCATGCACCATACCTACCGCAACCAAGGCTTTCATTTGTTTGTCAGCTTCTTTGAGATATATGGAGGAAAACTTTTTGATCTCCTCAATGAACGGAA AAAACTTTGCATGAGAGAGGATGGCAAACAACAAGTTTGCATTGTGGGTTTGCAAGAGTACAAGGTCTCAGATGTGGATACCATCAAGGATCTCATTGAGAAAGGAAGTGCTACAAGAAGTACAGGCACCACAGGTGCAAATGAGGAATCTTCAAGATCACATGCTATTCTTCAACTTGTTATTAAGAAATCAGTTGATGGCAATGAATCTAAGCCTCCCAGAGTTGTTGGAAAGCTGTCCTTCATAGATCTTGCTGGAAGTGAACGTGGTGCAGACACTACTGACAATGACAAACAGACAAG AATGGAAGGTGCTGAGATTAATAAAAGCTTGCTCGCATTGAAGGAATGCATAAGAGCTCTTGACAATGATCAGGGTCATATTCCTTTTAGAGGCAGTAAATTAACTGAAGTCCTGAGAGATTCATTTGTTGGAGACTCTAGAACTGTTATGATCTCGTGCATTTCCCCAAATGCAGGATCATGTGAACATACTCTCAACACATTGAGATATGCTGACAG GGTGAAGAGCCTTTCAAAAGGGAATAATGCCAAGAAGGATACCTTGTCATCCACCTTAAACTTGAAGGAATCAACAATGTTGCCCTTATCATCAGTCTTACCACCTGGGTCAAACTTTGAAGATGATATAGGTGATTCATGGCCTGAACATGACAGAGAGGAATTTGATGTTTTTGAAGAGTTCCAAGAGCCGGAGAAGCCATTGTGGAAGAAGAATGGGAAAGTTGAAGCATACAATTACTCAATTGCGGAGGATAAAGTGAGGAAAGCCAATGGGCAAACTAAATTGAAGGACCCTCCGAGGTTAGACAGAAAAACCTCACATGTTGATGATGATTTGAATGTGCTCTTAAAG GAAGAGGAAGATCTTGTGAATGCTCATAGGAAACAAGTGGAGGAGACCATGGATATAGTTAGAGAG GAGATGAACCTGCTGGTTGAGGCAGATAAACCAGGAAATCAGTTGGACGATTACATCTCTAGATTGAATGCGATCCTGTCGCAGAAGGCTGCTGGCATTGTACAACTACAAAGCCGATTAGCTCATTTTCAGAGACGCCTTAAGGAGCACAATGTTCTGGTGTCATCTTCCGGCTACTAG
- the LOC127794826 gene encoding putative Peroxidase 48 has product HFAVSSYIKNGSEREKALELQLFEMDFMRKLSFLVFLLCVLISLKKENAETKKGFPNRIWPASDSASSILETPPWMSRPGTLEYDFYRESCPQAEQIIRSTVRRFYRANPNAVPALLRLLFHDCFIEGCDASVLLDPADGVDSEKDSPPNETLKGFNLIDVIKSELEEVCPGTVSCADIVVLAARESVALAGGPFYPLQTGRRDSYRSFLEAAAYQLPSPQDNLQETIAKFASRGFNERETVGLLGSHSVGTIHCKFILNRLYNFGGTDEPDPTMDIEFLNHLRSTCNNSNASFSSSPSPSPSPSPSPQEPGVEMDYGGKESDFGTLYYRNLLQARGILYVDQQLTAGEETENWVRAYASDISLFRLDFARAMMKLSNLRVLTAPTGQVRVSCRKVA; this is encoded by the exons CATTTTGCAGTTAGTTCTTACATCAAGAACGGGAGCGAGAGGGAGAAAGCGCTGGAACTCCAACTGTTTGAGATGGATTTCATGAGGAAGCTGAGCTTTCTGGTGTTCCTACTGTGCGTATTGATATCTTTGAAGAAAGAGAATGCAGAAACAAAGAAAGGTTTTCCGAACAGAATTTGGCCTGCCTCCGATTCAGCTTCTTCGATTTTGGAAACTCCTCCATGGATGTCTCGTCCCGGCACTCTAGAATACGATTTCTACCGGGAATCTTGCCCCCAAGCCGAACAAATCATTCGATCGACGGTTCGCCGTTTCTACAGAGCCAACCCCAATGCCGTTCCTGCTCTGTTGCGGCTGCTCTTCCATGATTGCTTCATTGAG GGCTGTGACGCCTCAGTTTTGCTGGATCCGGCCGATGGAGTGGACAGTGAGAAGGACTCTCCTCCCAATGAAACATTGAAAGGCTTCAATCTAATCGACGTCATCAAGTCCGAGCTTGAAGAAGTTTGTCCGGGAACAGTTTCTTGCGCGGATATTGTGGTTTTGGCTGCTAGAGAGAGTGTTGCTCTG GCCGGGGGCCCGTTTTACCCTCTGCAAACTGGTAGGCGAGACAGCTACAGATCTTTCTTGGAAGCTGCAGCTTACCAGCTTCCTAGTCCACAAGACAATCTTCAAGAAACCATTGCAAAATTTGCTTCGAGGGGGTTCAATGAACGAGAGACAGTAGGCCTCTTAG GTTCTCATAGCGTTGGAACAATTCATTGTAAATTCATCCTGAACCGGCTTTACAACTTTGGCGGCACCGATGAGCCGGACCCAACAATGGATATTGAGTTCCTAAATCACTTGAGATCCACATGCAACAACAGCAACGCTTCGTTCTCTTCATCCCCATCGCCATCACCATCGCCATCTCCCTCACCTCAGGAGCCTGGAGTTGAGATGGACTACGGAGGGAAGGAATCAGATTTTGGCACACTGTACTACCGTAACCTTCTGCAGGCCAGAGGAATCCTCTATGTCGACCAGCAGCTAACAGCAGGGGAAGAAACTGAAAACTGGGTTAGAGCATATGCCTCAGACATATCCTTGTTCCGACTGGACTTTGCCCGGGCAATGATGAAGCTTTCCAATCTAAGAGTGTTGACTGCACCAACGGGTCAGGTTCGGGTGAGTTGTCGAAAAGTGGCCTGA
- the LOC127795943 gene encoding uncharacterized protein LOC127795943 has protein sequence MRAKKPYQLKSCLAWAYLQTKQRHHLGKAGNTWTTMLLRKAIQKTKIFFHKTIQKLKLFLFREYQKLPKPRPPNPLSSQGNNQDMHHSDQFYEGFSEPRECDSDEVMKSEKTAMSTKELIMNQEDGCSGRVRKFEEQSANKGEERAREGKKTGSFYEGKGKPCSEIANGGGNLLAQKMKELEMMDINDMEHVLDIEELSAETTKFQQIHFLNSKKDSRLLQDT, from the exons ATGAGAGCAAAGAAACCATACCAGTTAAAGAGTTGTCTTGCGTGGGCATACTTGCAGACAAAACAGAGGCACCATCTTGGTAAAGCAGGCAACACTTGGACTACAATGCTGCTAAGAAAAGCCATTCAGAAGACCAAGATCTTCTTTCACAAAACCATCCAAAAACTCAAGTTATTTCTCTTTAGGGAATACCAAAAGCTTCCCAAACCCCGTCCTCCCAATCCCTTGTCCAGCCAAGGCAACAACCAGGACATGCACCATTCGGATCAATTCTATGAAGGCTTCTCTGAGCCTCGGGAGTGCGATAGTGACGAGGTGATGAAGAGTGAGAAGACTGCAATGTCCACCAAAGAGCTGATCATGAACCAGGAAGATGGTTGCAGTGGAAGGGTCAGGAAGTTTGAAGAGCAAAGTGCTAATAAAGGTGAAGAGAGGGCAAGGGAAGGGAAGAAAACAGGAAGCTTCTATGAAGGCAAAGGAAAGCCATGTTCTGAGATAGCTAATGGAGGGGGTAATCTGTTGGCAcagaaaatgaaagagttagAGATGATGGACATTAATGATATGGAGCATGTATTGGACATTGAAGAG CTGTCAGCTGAAACTacaaaatttcaacaaatcCACTTTCTGAATTCAAAAAAAGATTCAAGACTACTTCAAGACACATAG